One segment of Gasterosteus aculeatus chromosome 3, fGasAcu3.hap1.1, whole genome shotgun sequence DNA contains the following:
- the rps8a gene encoding small ribosomal subunit protein eS8 isoform X1 produces MGISRDNWHKRRKTGGKRKPYHKKRKYELGRPPANTKIGPRRIHTVRVRGGNKKYRALRLDVGNFSWGSECCTRKTRIIDVVYNASNNELVRTKTLVKNCIVLVDSLPYRQWYEAHFATPLGRKKGAKLTPEEEEVLNKKRSKRTQKKYDERKKTAKISPLLEEQFQQGKLLACIASRPGQCGRADGYILEGKELEFYLRKIKAKKGK; encoded by the exons ATGG GTATCTCCAGGGATAACTGGCATAAACGCCGCAAGACCGGTGGTAAACGCAAGCCCTACCACAAGAAAAGGAAGTATGAACTTGGGCGCCCTCCTGCAAACACAAAG ATCGGACCTCGTCGTATCCACACCGTGAGGGTCCGTGGTGGAAACAAGAAGTATCGTGCTCTGAGGCTGGATGTTGGCAACTTCTCATGGGGATCAGAGT GCTGCACACGCAAGACCAGAATTATCGATGTGGTCTACAATGCCTCAAACAACGAGCTTGTCCGAACCAAGACCCTGGTGAAGAACTGCATCGTCTTGGTCGACAGCCTTCCCTACAGGCAGTGGTATGAGGCCCACTTTGCCACTCCGCTGGGACGCAAGAAGGGAGCAAAGCTG AcccctgaggaggaagaggtcctTAACAAGAAAAGATCAAAGAGGACCCAGAAGAAGTACGATGAGCGTAAAAAGACAGCCAAGATCAGCCCGCTCTTGGAAGAGCAGTTCCAGCAGGGAAAGCTCCTTG CTTGCATTGCATCCAGACCGGGCCAGTGCGGCAGGGCAGACGGCTACATCCTGGAAGGAAAAGAGCTTGAGTTCTACCTGAGGAAGATCAAGGCCAAGAAAGGCAAATAG
- the rps8a gene encoding small ribosomal subunit protein eS8 isoform X2 → MCISRDNWHKRRKTGGKRKPYHKKRKYELGRPPANTKIGPRRIHTVRVRGGNKKYRALRLDVGNFSWGSECCTRKTRIIDVVYNASNNELVRTKTLVKNCIVLVDSLPYRQWYEAHFATPLGRKKGAKLTPEEEEVLNKKRSKRTQKKYDERKKTAKISPLLEEQFQQGKLLACIASRPGQCGRADGYILEGKELEFYLRKIKAKKGK, encoded by the exons GTATCTCCAGGGATAACTGGCATAAACGCCGCAAGACCGGTGGTAAACGCAAGCCCTACCACAAGAAAAGGAAGTATGAACTTGGGCGCCCTCCTGCAAACACAAAG ATCGGACCTCGTCGTATCCACACCGTGAGGGTCCGTGGTGGAAACAAGAAGTATCGTGCTCTGAGGCTGGATGTTGGCAACTTCTCATGGGGATCAGAGT GCTGCACACGCAAGACCAGAATTATCGATGTGGTCTACAATGCCTCAAACAACGAGCTTGTCCGAACCAAGACCCTGGTGAAGAACTGCATCGTCTTGGTCGACAGCCTTCCCTACAGGCAGTGGTATGAGGCCCACTTTGCCACTCCGCTGGGACGCAAGAAGGGAGCAAAGCTG AcccctgaggaggaagaggtcctTAACAAGAAAAGATCAAAGAGGACCCAGAAGAAGTACGATGAGCGTAAAAAGACAGCCAAGATCAGCCCGCTCTTGGAAGAGCAGTTCCAGCAGGGAAAGCTCCTTG CTTGCATTGCATCCAGACCGGGCCAGTGCGGCAGGGCAGACGGCTACATCCTGGAAGGAAAAGAGCTTGAGTTCTACCTGAGGAAGATCAAGGCCAAGAAAGGCAAATAG